The sequence ATCCGACCGACAGCGCGGGTGCGGCCGGCGTCCTCTGCCGTCGGCTCCGAGCCACCTTCGGCCAGCCAGCGTTGCAGCTGCCGCACCGAAACCCCGAGCAGATCTGCCACGTCCTTCTGGGGCACGCTGAGCGTCTGGACCGTTCGGGACAGGACTTCGCTGACGGGCGAATCCGTGCTGTATGGCTGGTTTTCGGTGATGTCGCGAAGGGCTTGACGGAATTGCTCGAGCGCGACGCGGACGTCGCGTCGCCGTTGAGTCGTATCGTCGTGGCGCAGCGCCTTCTCGGCGCGGTACGCCGCCTCCCATAGGACGGCGGTGAGATACGGGTCAGCCTCCTGCCGGAGGCGGGTCGCTTCGAGCGCCGAATCGAAGCTGTCGATCACCTGAGCCACTTCGTCGGGGACGGTTGCCGACCGCTGCAGCTGCTTCGTCGCATCGTTGACGTCGGACAGCAGTTCCCGCAGATCCGAGACCAGTGTCGCACTCATGTCGTCAGTATACGACAAGAACACGTCAAGGACGAGTTCAACGGCCCGCGGCCAGCACCGCTGCGAAGCCTTCCTGCAGATCCTTGACGAAGTATTCCGGCACCTCCAGCGACGGGAAGTGTCCCCCGGCTTGGGGCGAGTTCCACCGCACCATGTTGCGGTACCGCTGCTGCGCCCAGGGCCGCGGCGTCTTCTCGATGTCGCGCGGATACATCGTGATTGCCGACGGGACATCGACGCGAAGGCCGGGGTCGAGCGAGTTGTGGCTCTCGTAGTAGATGCGCGCCGCCGACGCGCCGGTCCGCGTCAGCCAGTAGAGCGTGACGTCGTCGAGAATGCGGTCGATGGAGATCGATTCGAACGGGCTGTCTTCGGTATCCGACCACTCCGCGAACTTGTCGAGGATCCATGCGAGAAGTCCGACTGGTGAGTCGACGAGCGAGTAGCCGATGGTCTGCGGCCGGGTCGCCTGCTGTTTTGCGTACGCGGCGCGGTACTGCCAGAAGTCGTGCGTATCCTCAGCCCACTTGCGCTCCATCGGTGTCAGCCCATCCATCGACACATTGGGCGGAGCTTCGGCGAACGTCGAGTGGACGCCGAAAACATGCTCCGGGTATCTGCCGGCGAGAACGGTGGTGATGTTCCCTCCCCAGTCGCCGCCCTGGGCAAGAAACTTCCCATAACCGAGCCGCCCCATCAGTTCCACCCAGGCGGCCGCGATCTTCCCGGTCCCCCACCCCGTCGTGGACGGCTTGTCGCTGTAGCCGAACCCGGGTAGCGACGGTGCCACCACGTGGAAGGCAGGCGCGGAGGCGTCCGTTGGATCTGCCAGATCGCTGATCACATCGACGAATTCAGCGATGCTCCCCGGCCAGCCGTGGGTCAAGATCAACGGAACAGCGTCGGACCGCGCCGATCGACGATGCAGGAAATGGATTCCCAGGTCATCGATCACCGTGCGGTATTGACCGATTCGGTTGAGCCGTTCTTCGAACGCTCTCCAGTTGTACTCGGTGCGCCAATAGTGCACGACATCGATGAGGTCGGCGAGAGGAACACCCTGCTCCCATCGGCGTGGGTCGGGTGGGGCGCGACAGACGGTCTCGGTTTCCGGTAGCCGTGCGGCGGCCAACCGTGCGCGCAGGTCCTCGAGGTCAGCGTCGGCTGCTCGGGCCTCGAATTGCTGTACGTCACCGGTCAGGCGGTTTGTCGGCATACGACCTCCCTCGTTGTCCGCTTAAACACATTGGAAACAAAGGAAAAGCGTCCAAGAACAACCCGTTCTATCAACAGTAACCGCCTTGCGGGCGAGCAACAACGGTGCCGATACTCGGAGCTATGACTACCGAACTGACCGCACCGGACGGAACACGGCTCGTCGTGGAGGTGACAGGAGCTGGTCCATCGGCGGTGTTCGTGCACGGGACCGGTGGCAGCTTGGACACATGGGCCGATGTGGGTTCGCGACTGCCGGGCCACCGGGTCGCGTACTACGCCCGGCGTAATCACGCGCCCAGCGACGCCGGTCTCTCGCCGAACAGCTTCGCCACGGAGGCTGCTGATCTCCAAGCAGTGCTTGGTCTATTGGCCGACCGCGACGGACAACGTGTGCACGTCATCGGCGGTTCCTACGGTGCCACCGTGGCGCTTCACGCCGCGGCTGACAATTCGGAGCGTATCGCGTCGCTGGCGTTGTTCGAGCCACCGCTGCTCCAAGCGGGTAAGCACCTGATGCCTGTTCTCGATCAGTTCCGCCGGTTGTGCGCTGCCGAACAATTCGACAGTGCGCTCGAGCTTTTCGCGCACGAGGCCGCGCGCATTCCTCCGGCGGTGTTGGCTGAAGCTCAGCAGTCCGCAGAATATTCGGGAACAAGCCGTGCCGCGACCGTCGCCGTGCAAGCCGACCTGGAGAGCATGGCCACCGACACCGACGACACCATGCGGTGGGCGTCGATCAACGTGCCCGTGCTGCTGATGCAGGGCGGTCAGAGCTGGTCTCCCCTCCCCGACGCCATGGACCGCTTGGCCGCCGCCCTTCCCCATGCGCAGCGTGTCTGCTGGCCGGATCAATCGCACTTCGCCATCGCCACAGCACCGGCACGTGTCGCTGAGGCGATTCAGAACTTCATTGCCGCTGTCTCGCCATAGAGATATGCCCGACTAGTCATCCGAAGCGTCGGTCACAATCCTCACATCGGCGGGTATGTCCCGCGCCCTCCTCCGGAACAGGCGAGCTCGTCTGGTGTGAGGCGCTCGCCCGACAGAACCAGATCGATCTTTGGAATACCTCCTGCGGCACTGACTCTCACGTCGTCGACAGGTCGCAGGGCCGCTGCGAGGGCAACGACAGTGTCTATGGTCTCCGGCGCGTCGATCGGGTCCCGGCGGTACGAGGTGGTCACGCGTCCTTCAATTTGCGACGAGCCGAGCAAGCTCGGATCATTGAGGATCTCAGCCCCTGCTACCAGGAACTCTTCGCACCACGTCTCCCCCACACGGCTAGACCAACCGGGGAGTGCCATCGCAGCGTGGTCGTTCGACGTGTCAAGTGCGACGTGAATCAACGGGCCGAGTACGTCGCCGAACGCCACCGCGCATTGCGATTGAAGAATCCTATCCACTGCAGACAACATCCATGTCTCCAACGTATTCGCCAAACCCCCGCGAACACTGCGTTGGTGAGATGCAAGGTATTGGCCGACAGCTAGGGGCGCCACTGGTCGGCTTACCACGTGACAACGCTCCAGGATCGTCGCGCCTTCGTCCGAATTCCGTTGCGCTTCCACCTCATCGAGGTCGAGTTCGGGTGACGCCACGCGGCGGTAGTCGGAGGCGACTTGCGCCAGGAAGAGCTGTGCTGTCATCCGCGGGCTGGCTCGCTCCCCAGTCGCGGCGCCACGCTCGGGACGCGGCCGACACGACACGATCCAATTCCGACTCCCGTGCGTCGCGGGTCGAAGGCGTGGATTTCACGATGCCGGCGCGCAGTCGGCGCACCTCGTCCTCGAGGGTTCGTTGGTTTGGGCCCGTCATCATCAGATTCCCAAGAGGGACGCGATTGCGGCCGCCAGCTCAGCCGAACCCGCTCTGAGGAAGTCGAGTTGGTCCTGGTCGGTTTGACCTGCCTTATCGCTCAAGGCGTCTGTGACGACCCGCAGCACGAGAACGCGTTCACACAGACCCAGCGCGCGCATCACCGAAGCGATACCGAAGGACTCCATGTCGACGAGCACGGGGTCAGCCGCCATTCCGGAGTACAGGGCGAGCGCCAAAGAGTATGTCCAATCTCCCTTTTCATAGACGGGACCGCTAGGCGCGGTATCTATCGGCACCGGTGCGACACCCGGCGCGATCTTGATCACCTTGTCCGTTGCAAGAATGTGGGCGTCGGGAACCTCCAGTCCGAACACAGAACCCGGAGTGCCCGCGGCCCCGCCTCCCAACGCAATCGGATCGAGCGGGGATTGCTCGTCAGGTTGCGTGCGCACGATCCATTTGTTCTGCAGTTTGACGACCTCGCCGTCGGGTGATGGGACAATCACACCCAATGACAGATAGGACACCCGCGCGGCCCGAAATACCTGACCGACCGAATACGGGTACGTCGACGTAAAGGCGCGTCAACAGTTCCGTGACGGCGGTCGCCTCGTTCCTGGTGAACGTGAATATCGCCACCGTCACATCGGCCACGGCCACATCGTAAGCCGCTGAGATACGTGTTCATTCACGTTTCGGCGACCGTGCGTCAATAAGCAGCACGTGGTCCCCATCCTGCCGACACCGACGCCATCGGCGCTTCCCTCGATTGGCTAGCGCAGAGGGATAACTCCTGACCCGGCAGGGCGTTCTACGAGAAGACAGTCAGTTTCCATGTCTTCGGATAACCGCGCTGAACAGGAGAACCATGAGCATGGACAACATTTCACTCGGTACTGCGGGCCTCGACGAGCTGGTTCCGTCGCGCTACGCGGTGCAGGTGGGCGATATCGACGTGCTGGTGATCAGCGACGGTGTTCTCCCGATCACCAGCAAGACGATGGCCACCAACGCCGACCCCGCAGAGTTCGCCGACTGGCTCGACGAGCGGTTCCTGCCGGCCGATGTGCTCGACTGGCCGCTGAACGTCGTCGTGCTACGTAGCGGCGACCGCACCATCCTTGTCGACGCTGGGCTGGGCCTGGAGTTCCCCGACTTCCCGCGGGCCGGACAGCTGGGACGGCGGATGGAGGCCGCAGGCATCGATCCTGCAGCCGTGACCGACGTGGTGCTCACCCACTTGCATATGGACCACGTGGGTGGTCTGCTCTCAGACGGGCTGAAGGAACGGTTCCGGCCGGATCTGCAGATTCACGTGGCGACCCGCGAGGCCGAGTTCTGGGACTCGCCCGATTTCTCCCACACCGAGATGCCCGCACCGGTGCCGGGCGTGCTGCGCAGAGTCGCCGCGCAATTTCTGGACGAGTACAGCGGCCGGCTGCGGACGTTCGAGATGGAGTATGAAGTGGCACCCGGTGTACTCGTTGCCCGCACAGGCGGGCACACGCCAGGGCACAGTATCGTGCGTCTGGCCTCCGGCGGCGATCAGCTGACCTTCGCCGGCGACGCGGTGTTTGCGCCCGGATTCGATAATCCCGAATGGCACAACGGCTTTGATCATGATCCTGAGGAGTCGGCACGGGTCCGGATCAGCCTGCTGCGGGAGCTCGCGGCGACGGGCGAGTCGATGGTGGCCACCCACCTACCGTTCCCGTCCGTCTGTCGCGTGGCAGTGGCCGGTGACGTCTTTCGATGCGTGCCTGCCGTCTGGGATTATTGATCGTGGCGTGATTCGGCAGTGCTCAGTGCATCGCGGGCCGACACGATCGTCGAATGGTGGCAGACGCGGTTGCCGCCCGCGCGTTTGGCCTCGTACATCGCAGTGTCCGAGGTGCGAATAAGGTCATCGATGAGCCTGAGATTAGCTCTGGCCGAAGAACTTTCGAGCGGTGCACCGGCGGTGCCGATACTGGCTGTCACCGGAAACGGAACTTCGGCGATAGCTCGGCGTAGTCGTTCGGCCAGCTTGGCGGGGTTCGGTCCGGTGTCGACGTCGGCAACTAAAAACTCTTCTCCCCCCACCCTGCCGATCACGGCAGCGGAGCGACAGTTCTCCTGAAGCGCCGCGCTGACGCTCACCAACGCTTGATCGCCGGCCTCATGGCCCTGGGTGTCGTTGAGTTGCTTGAAGTTGTCGAGATCGATCATGACCATCACCAGGTACATGCCTGCGCGGTGATGGTCGAGCATCATCAGTTCGTACACCGTGCTGT comes from Mycolicibacterium pulveris and encodes:
- a CDS encoding alpha/beta fold hydrolase produces the protein MTTELTAPDGTRLVVEVTGAGPSAVFVHGTGGSLDTWADVGSRLPGHRVAYYARRNHAPSDAGLSPNSFATEAADLQAVLGLLADRDGQRVHVIGGSYGATVALHAAADNSERIASLALFEPPLLQAGKHLMPVLDQFRRLCAAEQFDSALELFAHEAARIPPAVLAEAQQSAEYSGTSRAATVAVQADLESMATDTDDTMRWASINVPVLLMQGGQSWSPLPDAMDRLAAALPHAQRVCWPDQSHFAIATAPARVAEAIQNFIAAVSP
- a CDS encoding MerR family transcriptional regulator, whose product is MSATLVSDLRELLSDVNDATKQLQRSATVPDEVAQVIDSFDSALEATRLRQEADPYLTAVLWEAAYRAEKALRHDDTTQRRRDVRVALEQFRQALRDITENQPYSTDSPVSEVLSRTVQTLSVPQKDVADLLGVSVRQLQRWLAEGGSEPTAEDAGRTRAVGRIVNQLRHTFTGPGILAWFHREHPLLGQPPVDLLDDPLRYPEVLRAALAARAMTA
- a CDS encoding GGDEF domain-containing protein, with translation MGCTIFAIIGGVVAYFHTIGLTVINLTLATVCSAILAYRLIATTGDVTLTVASLITVAALNIGIPFGIQSLMHTLRTDLRGTDRDPLTGLHNRRSFHSTVYELMMLDHHRAGMYLVMVMIDLDNFKQLNDTQGHEAGDQALVSVSAALQENCRSAAVIGRVGGEEFLVADVDTGPNPAKLAERLRRAIAEVPFPVTASIGTAGAPLESSSARANLRLIDDLIRTSDTAMYEAKRAGGNRVCHHSTIVSARDALSTAESRHDQ
- a CDS encoding nucleoside phosphorylase-I family protein, whose product is MSYLSLGVIVPSPDGEVVKLQNKWIVRTQPDEQSPLDPIALGGGAAGTPGSVFGLEVPDAHILATDKVIKIAPGVAPVPIDTAPSGPVYEKGDWTYSLALALYSGMAADPVLVDMESFGIASVMRALGLCERVLVLRVVTDALSDKAGQTDQDQLDFLRAGSAELAAAIASLLGI
- a CDS encoding MBL fold metallo-hydrolase, whose product is MSMDNISLGTAGLDELVPSRYAVQVGDIDVLVISDGVLPITSKTMATNADPAEFADWLDERFLPADVLDWPLNVVVLRSGDRTILVDAGLGLEFPDFPRAGQLGRRMEAAGIDPAAVTDVVLTHLHMDHVGGLLSDGLKERFRPDLQIHVATREAEFWDSPDFSHTEMPAPVPGVLRRVAAQFLDEYSGRLRTFEMEYEVAPGVLVARTGGHTPGHSIVRLASGGDQLTFAGDAVFAPGFDNPEWHNGFDHDPEESARVRISLLRELAATGESMVATHLPFPSVCRVAVAGDVFRCVPAVWDY
- a CDS encoding epoxide hydrolase family protein — its product is MPTNRLTGDVQQFEARAADADLEDLRARLAAARLPETETVCRAPPDPRRWEQGVPLADLIDVVHYWRTEYNWRAFEERLNRIGQYRTVIDDLGIHFLHRRSARSDAVPLILTHGWPGSIAEFVDVISDLADPTDASAPAFHVVAPSLPGFGYSDKPSTTGWGTGKIAAAWVELMGRLGYGKFLAQGGDWGGNITTVLAGRYPEHVFGVHSTFAEAPPNVSMDGLTPMERKWAEDTHDFWQYRAAYAKQQATRPQTIGYSLVDSPVGLLAWILDKFAEWSDTEDSPFESISIDRILDDVTLYWLTRTGASAARIYYESHNSLDPGLRVDVPSAITMYPRDIEKTPRPWAQQRYRNMVRWNSPQAGGHFPSLEVPEYFVKDLQEGFAAVLAAGR